TGTTATCTGTTTTTGCCATCACGCAGTTTTTATTTGCACCGGTAGTAGGCAACCTGAGCGACCGTTATGGTCGTCGTCCGGTACTGCTGCTGTCCCTGTTGGGTTTCGGTATTGACTACATCATTCTGGCTCTGGCGCCCCATTACTGGTGGCTGTTCATAGGCCGGGTGATAGCTGGTATTACCGGCGCCAGTTTTACCACCGCTACGGCCTATATCGCGGACATCAGCACCGATGAAACTTCCAAAGCCAAAAACTTCGGGCTTATTGGAGCCGCCTTCGGCCTGGGCTTTGTACTTGGCCCCGCACTGGGTGCCCTGCTGGCCACCTGGGGCATCCGGGCACCGTTCTATGCGGCAGCTGTGCTTTGTCTGCTCAACTGCCTCTACGGTTATTTCCTGCTCCCCGAATCGCTGAGTAAAGAAAACCGCCGGCCGTTTGAGTGGAAGCGGGCCAATCCTTTCGGCTCCCTGAAGTTCCTGACCCGTCACCCGGAAATCGGCGGACTGGCATTCAGCTTCTTCCTGATTTACCTGGGCAGCCAGTCAGTACAGGGCAACTGGAATTTCTTCACCATCTACCGTTTTAACTGGAGCGAGAAAATGGTGGGCATCTCCCTGGCCGTGGTAGGCGTACTGGTGGGTGCCGTCCAGGCAGGGCTCACCAGGGTCATCAACCCTAAAATCGGAAACGAAAAAAGCATCTACCTCGGTCTCTCCCTATACGCCCTCGGTTTATTGCTTTTCGCATTCGCCACACAGGGATGGATGATGTTTGCCTTCCTGATCCCTTACTGCCTCGGCGGTATCTGCGGACCATCACTGCAGTCGGTGATTTCCGGCCATGTGCCGCCCAATCAGCAGGGTGAGCTGCAGGGCGCGCTGACCAGCCTTATGAGCCTCACCACTGTGGTAGGCCCGCTGATCATGAACAGCACCTTTGCCTATTTCACCTCCACCCGGGCGCCATTTTATTTCCCCGGCATGCACTTCCTGATCGGTGCCGTATGCATGATGCTCAGCGTCATCATCACTTACAAAGTGCTGACACGCGAGAAGAAAGAGAACCCCGAACTGGCCAGTGTCATCAAAGGTTCTGCTCCGGTAGGGGAAACGCCAATGCATTGATATCATAATGATTATTCGTCTGATAAGCCGTTTCCTCACAGGGAAACGGCTTTTTATTTTTAAGAAAAGTGGCTGTACTGTTAAAACCTTAAAAGTTATTGTACTTTCGTAGACAGAAAGATTTATATATAATGAAACCGTTGTTACAGAACCACCCTCGTGAGTTTAATTTCCCTGTCAAGGCCAAGTGGAGAAACTTTGAACAATTCAAAACACAACAGCCTCTCCTGTATGCTTTTGCCATCCTGCTGTTCTCCTTTGCCGCGCTCGATTTCTTTTTCGTGGTCCTTTTGATACAGAAGCTGATCAAAGAACCGGCGCCCCTCACCGGTCCGCAATGGATAGCGGTCATCGCTTTTGTTGCATTGACCAGCCTTTTCCTGGTAATAGCCTGGTACATGTGCCACCTGCCCGTAAGGGAACAACAACGCTACTATAAAGCTACCGGCGCCACCTGGCTGAGTGAAGATAAAAGACAGGCGCTGCGGCTGGAGCTCGTCGATATTTACCGCGGCGGCTACTGGAGCGAAACGCTGGAATACTATCCGCTGGCGGCGTTACAGGGACCGGAAAAATACCATACTTTCCGGCCGGCTGATGCCAACCTCTATAAAAAAGACCTCGACCAGAGCTGGGGCATCCTTACAACGGAAAACTACCGGAAAGTGGCCCAACAACTGCTGACGACCGGATATCATGCGGAGTCTTTTACCATGACGATGTCGTTGCGGAATACTGATAATGAAGTGAGTAAACGGTTGGCAGCGCTGACCAATCTGCCGGAGTCCTATATCCTGTCCTGCCTCGAGCACCGGTCCAACGGCCGCCCGCCTAAACTGATCTGGGGCTACGAATGCTGGCGGCTCATCGTGATCTCCCGGGACGCCTATATGGCCGGGCACATTACGGCAGAAGAAGCCTGGAAAAATATCCTGCAGGCAGCCGACTATGTGTATGAGTTATTCGACAACTTTGAAGATTTCAATAATAACTACCGCCTCGGGAACGCTTTCTGGAGCAATGCCTATGAAGTGTCCAACCAAAGGACCGTCGCCTACGAAAACTTCCGGGAAAAATGTGACTGGCCCATGAAACAACTGCCATGGCCTGCGCCCAAAGGTGTAACGCTTCCTGCCGCTATGGCTACCGGTTATGCAACTGAACTGGCCATCGCTAAAAGCATGCAGCAGCAACCAGGAGGACTGAATTGATCTCAAAATTTATTTAGCTCCTGTTCCCGTCCGGCAAACAGCTGGCGGACAAACAAGAGTAACTGTTCGCCTGCAAAAGTGAGTGTTGACTCATGAGAGCCGTATATTAACCAGTTGTAGTTTTCATCACAGTAAACAGTGGCGTAACAGTTTGTGTCCAGTTCGCGGCAGGTGATTTCTGCATCGCTATGGTCTGCTGTAATTTCGAACAGATACGGCATAGCGTGTTGACAGATGTAGTCAGTGACAGCGTTGCGGTCTGCCTGCGTCATGGCTGACTGGGCAACAAACAATGTATTAGCAGGGATATTGGCTGCCAGGGGCGCCCAATGATTGCCATCGTAGTGCCAGCGCTCCAGCAGCTGTTGCCGGACAATGCTGCTTTCTTCTTCGTTTAGCCGCCTGCGATAGGGCAGTGGTGCTATCTGTGCCAATGCCTCCGGCGCCAGGTTTTGCAGGTACTGCACAAAATGTTCCCGTTCTTCCTGTCTGGCCGCTATGGCAATGGGGTGGTCGTTTTCGGTGAACAATGACCGGGCCGTAAGGCCTATATGGAAGAGTGTTTCACGGCAGGCTTCCAGCGAAGGGAACGTTTTACCTACCAGTTTTTCCACGTCGTCTAATATGGCTGCCAATACATGATAGCGGGCGAGAAAATCGTAATCCGAATCTGTTAAGGAATAAACGGGACTGTTGAATCCGGGATGTTCTGCTGAATAACGGCGGGTCCATCGTGTAAGATGTTCCTTACAATAGCGTCGTGCCGCTGTGACCAATGCTTCTGTTAAAGTCATATAGCAAGTTAACGAATTGTTGGCTGATGGAGAAAGACACCAATGATCAGGTATCTGCGATTTTGGCGGTGAGGAATTGTTGCTCCTGTTGTGCGGCGGTTAACTGGCGGGCCTGTTCAAAACAGGCCACTGCTTTGTCTTTCTCGTTCATCCGTTTGTATATCTCGCCCAATACGGCGTGGTACAGATAATAACGGTTCAGCTGGCGGTGATGCTGCACCGCTTCAAGAGATTGCAGGGCGGCGGGAGCGCCTGCATATTCGAGCAGTGCCACGCTGCGGTTGAGCAGTATCACCGGGTCTTTGGTGAGTTGCAGCAGCGCGTCGTAATAGGAGAGGATCATTTTCCAGTTGGTGGCTGCATAGTCCGGTGCCATACAATGTTCATACGCAATAGCCGCTTCCAGGTGAAAAGGAGAGAGGGTAGTGCCACTGGCGGCTTTGTTGAGCCATTCGTTGCCGGAAGCGATCAGTGCTTTGTCCCACTGGCGGCGGTCCTGCTGCGACAGCGGAATGATGGTGCCGTCGGCCTGTAGCCTGCTGCGGATGCGGGCGGCATGGAAACAGAACAATGCCATGAGCGCACTGGTACGCGGCTGCCTGGTATGTTCATGCTCCAGCAGCGACTGGCACAGGTAAATCGCCTGCGCGATAATATCTTCCCGTACCAGCTGTTCATGTTGCGTGGCACTGTATCCTTCATTGAAGAGCAGGTAAAGGCTGTTGAGCACGGCGTCCAGTCTCCCGGAAAGCTGTGCCGGTGGCGGGATGGCGGGCCTGATATGATTGGTGCGGAAAAATTCCTTTGTCCGGTATAATCGTTTGGAAATGGTGTCTTCCGATGTAAGGAAAGCCCGGGCCGCTTCGCGGGTACTAAAACCGCACAGTGATTTCAGAATAAAAGTAACCTGGTTTTCCGGCGAGATATCGGGATGACAACAGGCGAACATCATCCCCAGAAAATCATCGCGGATGGCCTGGTCCTGCCAGTACTGATCAAAATTGTCCGCCGGCGTATATCCCGCAGCGGGCGGCAGTTCCTCCTGACTGGAAAAGTCAATGTAGTACTGGTGTTTTTTCCTGCGGATGATATCAATGGCTTTGTTTTTTGCCACGCGGAAAAGCCAGGCTTCGGGGTTATCGGGGATACCGTTGAACTTCCATGTTTCCAGGCCGCTGAGCAGTGCGTCCTGCACTACATCTTCCACGAGGGTATAGTTTTCCGGACCGAATATTTTCACCAATACAGCCACCATCTTTCCGGACGCCTGTCTGAAAAGATGGTTGACTGCCTGATCAATATGGGAGGATGCACTCATGGGTGATGAAGCTGCCTGATGCCGCGTATTTCAATAGTACAGCCGCGGGCGAGGCCGGGGCAACCCCTGGTCATTTCAGCGGCTTCAGCTGCGCTGTTGGCACGTAACAGGATGTATCCCGCCACGAGTTCCTTGCCTTCTACCAGCGGCCTGTCGGTGACGGTGGTGCTGTTGAGCACTGTCAGTCCCTCTGATTCGAGGTTCTGGCCGCCGATGTAG
This window of the Chitinophaga varians genome carries:
- a CDS encoding TCR/Tet family MFS transporter, whose amino-acid sequence is MHTTSKKAAISFIFITLLIDVMGWGLIIPVMADLIAQLKHIPVNEASTYGALLLSVFAITQFLFAPVVGNLSDRYGRRPVLLLSLLGFGIDYIILALAPHYWWLFIGRVIAGITGASFTTATAYIADISTDETSKAKNFGLIGAAFGLGFVLGPALGALLATWGIRAPFYAAAVLCLLNCLYGYFLLPESLSKENRRPFEWKRANPFGSLKFLTRHPEIGGLAFSFFLIYLGSQSVQGNWNFFTIYRFNWSEKMVGISLAVVGVLVGAVQAGLTRVINPKIGNEKSIYLGLSLYALGLLLFAFATQGWMMFAFLIPYCLGGICGPSLQSVISGHVPPNQQGELQGALTSLMSLTTVVGPLIMNSTFAYFTSTRAPFYFPGMHFLIGAVCMMLSVIITYKVLTREKKENPELASVIKGSAPVGETPMH
- a CDS encoding YciI family protein; the encoded protein is MQEFLLIIRGGEDLGNASPQEMQQTLQHWQKWMGDLMASGNYIGGQNLESEGLTVLNSTTVTDRPLVEGKELVAGYILLRANSAAEAAEMTRGCPGLARGCTIEIRGIRQLHHP
- a CDS encoding RNA polymerase sigma factor — encoded protein: MSASSHIDQAVNHLFRQASGKMVAVLVKIFGPENYTLVEDVVQDALLSGLETWKFNGIPDNPEAWLFRVAKNKAIDIIRRKKHQYYIDFSSQEELPPAAGYTPADNFDQYWQDQAIRDDFLGMMFACCHPDISPENQVTFILKSLCGFSTREAARAFLTSEDTISKRLYRTKEFFRTNHIRPAIPPPAQLSGRLDAVLNSLYLLFNEGYSATQHEQLVREDIIAQAIYLCQSLLEHEHTRQPRTSALMALFCFHAARIRSRLQADGTIIPLSQQDRRQWDKALIASGNEWLNKAASGTTLSPFHLEAAIAYEHCMAPDYAATNWKMILSYYDALLQLTKDPVILLNRSVALLEYAGAPAALQSLEAVQHHRQLNRYYLYHAVLGEIYKRMNEKDKAVACFEQARQLTAAQQEQQFLTAKIADT
- a CDS encoding DUF1266 domain-containing protein; the encoded protein is MKPLLQNHPREFNFPVKAKWRNFEQFKTQQPLLYAFAILLFSFAALDFFFVVLLIQKLIKEPAPLTGPQWIAVIAFVALTSLFLVIAWYMCHLPVREQQRYYKATGATWLSEDKRQALRLELVDIYRGGYWSETLEYYPLAALQGPEKYHTFRPADANLYKKDLDQSWGILTTENYRKVAQQLLTTGYHAESFTMTMSLRNTDNEVSKRLAALTNLPESYILSCLEHRSNGRPPKLIWGYECWRLIVISRDAYMAGHITAEEAWKNILQAADYVYELFDNFEDFNNNYRLGNAFWSNAYEVSNQRTVAYENFREKCDWPMKQLPWPAPKGVTLPAAMATGYATELAIAKSMQQQPGGLN